CTTACAGAAGCCCTTAAACAATATAACATCAAGGATCTTGAAAATCCAGAGAGGGCAAAGGAAATTCATGAAAGTATCATGAACGGCAACAAGGTAAAAGTGAAGGCCGAAAACAAGAACGGTGAAACTCTTCCCGTTTATATAACCGCTGCCGTCAGGTTCCGTAAAATAAATTTCTCCCTTGAAAACGGTAAACCTGAAATACGGGAGGATTTCCTCAAGCCTGAATTTCAAAAGAACAGGAATATATCGGGTGAAAGGCTGCAACAGGCAGAAGAAAAGAACCAAAACGAAGGTTTAGGAATTGGCAGGTAAGGTTAACTATATTATGTTACAACCATGATGTACATGGATATTCTCATATTATTCACTTAAACAATAAATCACTATGGAAAAGTTCACGGAATTAAAAAACCTCATTACTTCGGTAGAAGCTGATGCGGAGAAATTTTATGGTAAAGGTAACAGTGCGGCTGGAACACGCCTACGTAAAGCTTTGCAGGAGCTTAAAGGTCTTGCACAGGAAATCCGTAACAACGTAACGGAGATAAAGAACACTAAATAAAGGAGTTCCTTTATTAATTTACGAAGCCCGATATTTTTTATGTCGGGCTTTTCTATTTTAATAAGCTAATAGCTGTTTTAAAGACCATTATTGTGCTTTTTTTTTAAATTATTATATTTGAATGTCTTACCAATAAAGTCCTGATATGAAAGTATCGAAAAGTTTCTATTTAATTTCTTTTTTGGGTGTTACTTCAATCACTTTTTCCTGTTCACCGTCCGGTAATGGATCGGATGTCAAAGCCCGAATTGCGGGCAAGTATGCATCACAGAGCGAATCCACCTTTGATTACTACAGAGATACACTGGAAATCCGACCAACCGATGATGGCAAATTTGATGTACAGATTATTGCCCATTGGTCAAGCGCAAAGAAAGATGATCCCAACAGACCTTCCAACAAAGTCGCAGGGGTTTGGAACAAGGGCAATGTTGGGTCTACTTTGGTAGCGGACTTTCAGGCCAGTGATACAACGCTCCGTATTGTCGAACAGTTAACGGGTGGTGTAGAAATCCTATCGTTCAATGATGATAATGGCACGATACGATGGCCTTCAGATAATGGGGAAGTTGAAATTTATACCAAGATAAACGAATAATTCCCTTCCTAACGTTGTTTTTATAGTTTAATACCTCTATAAACGGGAAGCCACTTCTTCATCCCTCGAAGTCGCTTCCC
This Olivibacter sp. SDN3 DNA region includes the following protein-coding sequences:
- a CDS encoding histone H1, whose translation is MEKFTELKNLITSVEADAEKFYGKGNSAAGTRLRKALQELKGLAQEIRNNVTEIKNTK